In Anaerolineae bacterium, a single window of DNA contains:
- a CDS encoding extracellular solute-binding protein — protein sequence MLGALPGAAQERVKITWFVGLGTGTNEQQIEVQNRIVEEFNASQDKIELVINIAASNQTAPDILSTLIASGDAPDIVGPVGFSGSNAFAGQWLDLAPLIEATGYDLGQFPENLVESYRSLDGEQLLGLPFAVFPGVLYYNVGLFDEAGLNYPPTEAGVPYVMPDGTEVPWDYNTVVEIGKILTVDANGYDATMPEFDPTKTIQFGFIHQWDTLRSDFHTFGANYVVDEEGKVHIWDNWREAARWLWEAVWVHHIHPSDSWISSDLLLGNAFNSGNVAMARSMLWYTCCLADAPAWDLAVQPAYNGTIYAPIDMDTFRIHKDTKHPEEAFTVLTYLLGDAALDLLTVYGGYPARPELQDAAIQAKAETYPSVQNWDVVARSIQYAPVPHHEEWYPNFNKGQTRFQDFLTLLRSDGGADIDLEAELDRLEADLQAIVDEVQ from the coding sequence TTGCTCGGCGCTCTGCCCGGCGCCGCCCAGGAGCGCGTCAAGATCACCTGGTTCGTCGGCCTGGGAACCGGCACCAATGAGCAGCAGATAGAAGTCCAGAACCGGATTGTTGAGGAGTTCAACGCCAGCCAGGACAAGATCGAACTGGTGATCAACATTGCCGCCAGTAACCAGACGGCACCCGATATTCTGAGCACGCTGATCGCTTCTGGCGACGCACCTGATATCGTCGGACCGGTGGGCTTCAGTGGCTCCAATGCGTTCGCCGGGCAGTGGTTGGACCTGGCTCCGCTGATCGAGGCTACAGGCTACGACCTGGGCCAGTTCCCGGAGAATCTGGTCGAATCGTATCGCAGCCTAGATGGTGAGCAACTGCTTGGGCTGCCATTCGCCGTCTTCCCCGGTGTGCTTTACTACAATGTGGGCCTGTTTGACGAAGCGGGTCTGAACTATCCGCCGACCGAAGCCGGTGTACCCTATGTGATGCCTGATGGCACCGAAGTCCCCTGGGATTACAACACCGTGGTCGAGATCGGCAAGATCCTGACCGTCGACGCCAACGGCTATGACGCTACCATGCCGGAGTTCGACCCGACCAAGACGATTCAATTCGGCTTCATCCATCAGTGGGATACCCTCCGCTCCGATTTCCACACCTTCGGTGCAAACTATGTGGTGGATGAAGAGGGCAAAGTTCACATCTGGGATAACTGGCGTGAAGCGGCCCGCTGGCTGTGGGAGGCCGTCTGGGTCCATCACATCCATCCATCCGACAGCTGGATTTCCAGCGACCTGTTGCTGGGCAATGCCTTCAACTCCGGCAACGTGGCAATGGCCCGTTCAATGCTGTGGTACACCTGCTGCCTGGCGGATGCCCCGGCCTGGGACCTGGCTGTCCAGCCCGCGTACAATGGCACAATCTACGCGCCGATCGATATGGATACCTTCCGTATCCACAAGGACACCAAGCATCCTGAGGAAGCCTTCACCGTCCTGACCTACCTGCTGGGCGATGCAGCGCTCGACCTGCTGACCGTCTACGGCGGCTATCCGGCCCGTCCAGAGTTGCAGGATGCGGCCATTCAGGCCAAGGCCGAAACCTATCCCAGCGTTCAGAACTGGGACGTGGTGGCTCGTAGCATTCAGTACGCCCCCGTGCCGCATCACGAGGAGTGGTACCCCAACTTCAACAAAGGCCAGACACGCTTCCAGGACTTCCTGACTCTGCTCCGCAGTGACGGAGGCGCCGATATTGATCTGGAAGCAGAACTGGACCGGCTGGAGGCTGACCTGCAGGCCATTGTCGACGAAGTTCAGTAG
- a CDS encoding HAD family hydrolase, with amino-acid sequence MNGQTRQLRDWQPEHRFLIGIDSDGCVFDTMEIKHRECFIPNTIRHWGLQPVARYARETAEFVNLYSRWRGINRWPALVMVLDLLRERPEVQRRNAHIPTVDMLRIFIQQSRHPLSNAGLRAFAREYPSNGELETALAWTTSVDDTVAAMVKGVPPFIAARDCLAALHSCADLIVASATPTPALEREWQEHNLAQFVRFICGQEIGTKGQILQLAAAGKYPADHILMIGDAPGDRQAAEAVGALFYPITPGEEERSWERLTGEALPRFFNGTYAGDYAASLIAEFEHRLPDTPPWNR; translated from the coding sequence ATGAATGGGCAGACCAGGCAACTGCGCGACTGGCAACCGGAACATCGGTTTCTGATCGGCATCGATTCAGACGGCTGTGTGTTCGACACGATGGAGATCAAGCACCGGGAGTGCTTCATCCCCAACACCATCCGGCACTGGGGCCTGCAGCCAGTCGCCCGGTATGCACGGGAAACCGCCGAATTCGTCAACCTGTATTCGCGCTGGCGCGGGATCAACCGCTGGCCTGCGCTGGTAATGGTACTTGACCTGCTGCGAGAGCGCCCGGAAGTCCAGCGCCGCAACGCGCATATCCCAACGGTCGACATGTTACGAATCTTCATCCAGCAGTCGCGCCATCCCCTCAGCAACGCTGGCCTGCGTGCTTTCGCACGGGAGTACCCCAGCAACGGAGAACTGGAGACAGCCCTGGCCTGGACCACCAGTGTAGATGACACGGTAGCGGCAATGGTCAAAGGCGTGCCACCCTTCATCGCTGCCCGCGATTGCCTCGCAGCGCTCCATAGTTGCGCCGATCTGATCGTAGCCTCAGCCACTCCTACGCCCGCCCTGGAACGCGAATGGCAGGAACACAATCTGGCTCAGTTTGTGCGCTTTATCTGCGGCCAGGAGATCGGTACCAAAGGGCAGATCCTGCAACTGGCCGCTGCCGGCAAGTACCCCGCCGACCACATACTGATGATCGGTGACGCGCCTGGCGATCGTCAGGCGGCGGAAGCAGTCGGTGCATTGTTCTACCCGATCACACCCGGCGAAGAAGAACGTTCCTGGGAACGTTTGACCGGCGAGGCACTACCACGTTTCTTCAACGGAACGTACGCAGGCGATTACGCCGCCAGCCTGATCGCGGAATTCGAGCATCGCCTGCCGGATACACCACCCTGGAACCGCTGA
- a CDS encoding carbohydrate ABC transporter permease translates to MATQSSVISAPQFSRQLRRFGLTALVTLFGLILLIVYLLPFPNMVTVSLRDQAALAQTPDSTMLPVMPATYNYEGKDYPLYEVPTDEGVRQLALVKPGRRSSQFVDPTNPEAGIIEWEGNWRQLKEVEVLSPRWENFSEAWQKIDFPRLFRNTFAIAIGGVIGTLLSCISVAYAFARFPIPGKNILFIILIGTIILPQQVTLIPTYLFFSYLGWVGTWAPLIVPHFFANAYNVFLLRQYFLTLPKELDEAAMIDGAGPFRILTEVIIPQSWPAIVAVAIFHFVFAWNDFFMPLIYLLSKPELQPVSIGVQVFNFQYGPRPELVQATSLMAMVLPLIIFFLAQRFFMRGVVITGVEK, encoded by the coding sequence ATGGCCACCCAATCCTCGGTTATCAGCGCCCCGCAGTTCAGCCGCCAGTTGCGTCGCTTCGGTCTTACTGCTCTGGTGACACTGTTCGGGTTGATTCTCCTTATCGTCTACCTGTTGCCCTTCCCTAACATGGTCACCGTCTCCCTGCGCGATCAGGCTGCGCTCGCCCAGACACCTGATTCGACCATGCTGCCCGTTATGCCTGCCACGTACAACTATGAGGGCAAGGATTACCCGCTCTACGAAGTGCCCACCGATGAGGGTGTGCGCCAGCTCGCCCTGGTCAAGCCTGGCCGCCGCAGCAGCCAGTTCGTTGACCCGACCAACCCCGAAGCCGGGATTATTGAGTGGGAAGGCAACTGGCGACAACTCAAGGAAGTTGAGGTGCTCAGCCCGCGCTGGGAGAACTTCTCCGAAGCCTGGCAGAAGATTGACTTTCCGCGGCTGTTCCGCAACACATTCGCCATCGCCATCGGCGGTGTGATTGGCACGTTGCTCTCCTGCATCAGCGTCGCCTATGCCTTCGCTCGCTTCCCCATCCCCGGCAAGAATATCCTGTTCATCATCCTGATCGGCACAATCATCCTGCCTCAGCAGGTCACCCTGATCCCGACCTACCTGTTCTTCTCCTATCTCGGCTGGGTGGGCACCTGGGCGCCGCTGATCGTGCCGCACTTCTTCGCCAACGCCTACAACGTCTTCCTGCTGCGGCAATACTTCCTGACGCTGCCCAAGGAACTGGACGAAGCAGCGATGATCGACGGGGCCGGCCCCTTCCGCATCCTGACCGAGGTGATCATCCCGCAGTCGTGGCCGGCCATCGTTGCTGTCGCCATCTTCCACTTCGTCTTCGCCTGGAACGACTTTTTCATGCCGCTGATCTATCTGCTCAGCAAGCCGGAACTGCAGCCGGTCTCGATTGGCGTGCAGGTCTTTAACTTCCAGTACGGCCCGCGCCCGGAGCTGGTACAGGCCACCTCGCTGATGGCGATGGTACTGCCGCTGATCATCTTCTTCCTGGCCCAGCGTTTCTTCATGCGCGGTGTGGTGATCACCGGCGTTGAGAAGTAA
- a CDS encoding ABC transporter ATP-binding protein yields the protein MAQTGEFTVGNAYRYNHSGPRRWLLSHIWRYKFFFLATTLLYMTAWFSYTFSRTLIGAAVDEVLNPTGGDTFLKLGLATLGVLLLDSLCGLSGSLSIETIAQRLERDAREELYISLLGKSQTFHDRQRVGDIMARATDDVKQLNGMMNPGVMFIFETVLGLAVPMLYLAAIRLDLLLIPIVFVVIYVITVRAYMGRLNPVLRDQREAFGAMNAGLEETISGIETVKASVQEAFERHKFHRNARLYRDYFVEQGRVEAQYLPMLIYGFVVGLTFLHSMLLYRQGLLTIPQIVTVTALVGVMRFPVFISIFSFSLVQLGIASAERLLNVITAKADLDENLNGHSAPIEGDILFEHVTFCHDNGCILQDISFHVRPGETVAIVGQTGSGKSTLTELINRTYDVTSGRILIDGVDVRDWNLNSLRSQIAKIEQDVFLFSRTLAENIAFGAPGTPQAEIERAAREAQAHAFIMSFKDGYQTEVGERGVTLSGGQRQRIALARAFLSNPRILILDDSTSAIDSATEDEIQKALRRAQEGRTTLLITHRLSQIRWADHILVLDGGRLIASGTHEDLLRTSPMYRRIFSRYDAPLPPLAEPESTVEQAARR from the coding sequence ATGGCCCAGACCGGGGAATTCACGGTAGGGAATGCCTACCGCTATAATCATTCCGGCCCGCGTCGCTGGTTACTCTCGCACATCTGGCGCTACAAGTTCTTCTTCCTCGCCACCACCCTGCTCTACATGACAGCGTGGTTCTCCTACACCTTCTCCCGCACGCTGATTGGCGCTGCTGTAGACGAAGTCCTCAACCCGACTGGCGGCGATACCTTCCTCAAGCTGGGGCTGGCCACCCTGGGCGTGTTGCTGCTGGATAGCCTCTGCGGACTCAGCGGCAGCCTGTCCATCGAGACCATCGCCCAGCGCCTGGAACGCGACGCCCGCGAAGAGCTGTACATCAGCCTGCTGGGCAAGAGCCAGACCTTTCACGATCGCCAGCGCGTCGGCGACATCATGGCCCGCGCCACTGACGACGTCAAGCAGCTCAACGGGATGATGAACCCCGGCGTGATGTTCATCTTTGAGACAGTGCTCGGCCTGGCCGTGCCGATGCTCTACCTGGCTGCTATCCGCCTGGACTTGCTCCTCATCCCTATTGTTTTCGTCGTGATCTACGTCATCACGGTGCGGGCTTACATGGGCCGCCTCAATCCAGTGCTGCGCGACCAGCGGGAAGCCTTCGGGGCAATGAACGCCGGCCTGGAGGAAACCATCTCCGGCATTGAAACGGTCAAGGCCAGCGTGCAGGAAGCCTTTGAACGTCACAAATTCCACCGCAACGCGCGGCTATACCGCGACTATTTTGTCGAACAGGGACGTGTCGAAGCGCAGTACCTGCCCATGCTGATCTACGGCTTCGTCGTTGGCTTGACCTTTCTCCATTCCATGCTGCTTTACCGCCAGGGTCTGCTGACCATCCCGCAGATCGTCACCGTCACGGCGCTGGTAGGAGTCATGCGCTTCCCGGTATTCATCTCGATCTTCTCTTTCTCGCTGGTACAACTGGGCATCGCCAGCGCGGAGCGTCTGCTGAACGTGATCACCGCCAAGGCTGACCTGGACGAAAACCTCAATGGCCACAGCGCCCCGATTGAAGGCGATATCCTTTTTGAGCATGTCACCTTCTGCCACGACAACGGCTGCATCCTGCAGGACATCAGCTTCCACGTGCGTCCTGGCGAAACTGTCGCCATTGTCGGCCAGACTGGATCGGGCAAGAGTACCCTCACTGAGCTGATCAACCGCACGTATGATGTCACTAGCGGCCGTATCCTGATCGACGGCGTGGACGTTCGTGACTGGAACCTCAACAGCCTGCGTTCCCAGATCGCCAAGATCGAGCAGGATGTGTTCCTGTTCTCCCGCACCCTGGCGGAAAACATCGCCTTCGGTGCGCCGGGGACACCTCAGGCTGAGATCGAGCGCGCTGCGCGGGAGGCCCAGGCCCACGCCTTTATTATGAGCTTCAAGGATGGCTATCAGACTGAAGTCGGCGAACGGGGCGTCACGCTATCCGGCGGGCAGCGTCAGCGCATCGCCCTGGCCCGTGCATTCCTCAGCAACCCGCGCATCCTGATCCTGGACGATTCAACCAGCGCTATCGACAGCGCCACCGAAGACGAGATCCAGAAGGCTCTGCGCCGCGCTCAGGAGGGCCGCACGACTCTGCTGATCACCCACCGCCTGTCTCAGATTCGCTGGGCGGATCATATTCTGGTGCTGGACGGCGGACGGCTGATCGCCAGCGGCACCCACGAAGATTTGCTGCGCACCTCGCCCATGTACCGCCGCATCTTCTCCCGCTACGACGCGCCACTGCCGCCGCTGGCCGAGCCTGAGTCGACTGTGGAGCAGGCCGCAAGGAGGTAA
- a CDS encoding ABC transporter ATP-binding protein, which yields MGFIMDGLDAEAYDRQYNDRELVRRIIEYFRPEAKRMAIVAVVIFLTSLVNTGLPAFVSASLDRLQVDSSDQTLWVITGVITLLGILGWVFNAVRQWYSAIAVGNVTLRLREDAFDAVVRRDLSFYDQFPSGKIVSRVTSDTQALSQVVKLTMDLMSQILLIGLLLAYLLSVSVRLTMILLILSPFIVATALAFRKIARDTVTQSRRVNAIVSAHIQETVSGIRIAKTFRQEQNIYEEFLEVNRQSYRINLRTGYTFSSIFPILNILSGIGTAALVYFGGLTAQAGQITAGEWYLFIQGLALFWFPLTSIASFWSQFQLGLAAGERVFALIDAEPRVRQIDNRTLESVRGEIRFEHVDFHYNEDEPVLTDFSLTIHAGETLALVGHTGSGKSSIGKLIARFYEFQGGRLLIDGHDIRMLDLQNYRSFLGIVTQTPFLFDGTVRENIRYGRPDATDTEVELIARLVGSGDWLASLPEGLDTQVGERGSNLSMGQRQLVALARVLLQDPRIVILDEATASVDPLTETLIQEGLDTVLADRTAIVIAHRLSTVRHADRIIVLREGKIIEEGNHEALLRQGGHYAELYNTYFRHQSLEYIEEVGAQAA from the coding sequence ATGGGCTTCATCATGGACGGCCTGGACGCCGAGGCCTACGACCGCCAGTACAACGACCGTGAACTGGTCAGGCGTATCATCGAATACTTCCGCCCGGAAGCCAAGCGTATGGCCATCGTCGCTGTGGTGATCTTCCTGACCTCGCTGGTCAATACCGGCTTGCCGGCGTTCGTCTCGGCCAGCCTGGATCGCCTGCAGGTCGATTCGTCCGACCAGACTCTGTGGGTCATCACCGGTGTGATCACCCTGCTGGGCATCCTGGGCTGGGTCTTCAATGCCGTGCGGCAGTGGTATTCCGCCATTGCGGTCGGCAACGTCACCCTCCGCCTGCGGGAAGACGCCTTTGACGCCGTAGTCAGGCGCGATCTCTCCTTCTACGACCAGTTCCCTTCAGGCAAGATCGTCAGCCGCGTGACTTCGGATACTCAGGCGCTTTCCCAGGTGGTCAAGCTGACCATGGACTTGATGAGCCAAATCCTGCTCATCGGCCTGCTGCTGGCCTACCTGCTCAGCGTCAGCGTCCGCCTGACCATGATCCTGCTGATTCTCTCGCCATTCATCGTCGCCACGGCACTGGCCTTCCGCAAGATTGCCCGCGACACCGTCACCCAATCGCGCCGCGTTAACGCCATCGTTAGCGCCCATATCCAGGAGACCGTCAGCGGCATCCGCATCGCCAAGACCTTCCGACAGGAGCAGAACATCTACGAGGAGTTCCTGGAGGTCAACCGGCAATCCTACCGGATCAACCTGCGCACCGGTTACACGTTTAGCAGCATCTTCCCGATCCTGAACATCCTGTCCGGCATCGGCACCGCCGCGCTGGTTTACTTCGGTGGTCTGACCGCCCAAGCCGGGCAGATCACGGCGGGGGAATGGTATCTGTTCATTCAGGGCCTGGCCCTGTTCTGGTTCCCGCTGACCAGTATTGCCTCCTTCTGGAGCCAGTTCCAGCTAGGGCTGGCCGCTGGCGAGCGTGTCTTTGCCCTGATCGACGCCGAACCACGGGTTCGCCAGATCGACAACAGAACGCTGGAGAGCGTCCGAGGCGAGATTCGTTTCGAACACGTGGACTTCCACTACAACGAGGACGAGCCGGTACTCACCGACTTCTCCCTGACCATCCACGCTGGCGAGACGCTGGCGCTAGTCGGCCACACCGGCTCCGGCAAGTCCAGCATCGGCAAGCTGATCGCCCGCTTCTACGAGTTTCAGGGTGGTCGCCTGCTGATCGATGGCCACGACATCCGCATGCTTGACCTGCAGAACTACCGTTCCTTCCTAGGGATCGTCACCCAGACGCCGTTTTTGTTCGATGGCACTGTACGGGAGAACATCCGCTATGGCCGGCCTGACGCCACCGACACCGAAGTGGAGTTGATAGCCCGGCTGGTAGGCAGCGGCGACTGGCTGGCCTCCCTGCCGGAAGGGCTAGATACCCAGGTTGGCGAACGCGGTAGCAACCTCTCAATGGGCCAGCGGCAGCTTGTCGCCCTGGCGCGTGTCCTGTTACAGGACCCGCGGATCGTGATCCTGGATGAGGCCACCGCCAGCGTTGACCCGCTGACCGAGACCCTGATCCAGGAAGGGCTGGATACCGTCCTGGCTGACCGCACGGCGATCGTGATTGCCCACCGTCTCTCCACCGTCCGCCATGCCGACCGGATCATTGTCCTCCGCGAGGGCAAGATCATCGAGGAAGGCAACCACGAGGCACTGCTGCGCCAGGGCGGGCACTACGCCGAGCTATACAACACCTACTTCCGCCACCAGAGCCTGGAGTATATTGAAGAAGTCGGCGCACAGGCCGCCTGA
- a CDS encoding sugar ABC transporter permease: MTEQVATLGESASLKRTRRTRTLEQQQRLWGWIFLSPWLIGFLVFTLFPMAASLYLSFTDFTIGQPPNWVGFKNWENLFKDPVTYNSLRVTFRFAIIMLPVAILVPLGLASLLNSKYLAGKRVFRALFYMPYIIPAISGIFIWQSFLNGQTGLLNRLLRLAGIADPPDWLFSPTWIHPAMVLIGLWGVGNAMLTMLAGMQGVPTEYYEAATVDGAGPLMRFRHITLPMISPVILYNLVLTVIGLMQYFVVPWVLSNTTRSNPETNFINLHLYREGFQFFHMGYASALAWFLFIIGLILTLIVLYSSRRWVYYSSGE, encoded by the coding sequence ATGACTGAACAAGTCGCCACCCTTGGCGAATCCGCATCCCTGAAGAGAACACGTAGGACCCGCACGCTGGAACAACAGCAGCGCCTGTGGGGCTGGATTTTCCTTTCCCCGTGGCTGATCGGGTTCCTGGTCTTCACTCTCTTTCCCATGGCCGCCTCGCTTTATCTGAGCTTCACCGATTTCACGATCGGCCAGCCTCCAAACTGGGTCGGCTTTAAGAACTGGGAGAATCTTTTCAAGGATCCGGTAACCTACAACTCACTGCGCGTCACCTTCCGCTTTGCCATCATCATGCTACCCGTCGCCATCCTGGTACCATTGGGGCTGGCCTCCCTGTTGAACTCCAAATATCTTGCTGGCAAACGTGTGTTCCGCGCGCTCTTCTACATGCCCTACATCATCCCGGCCATTTCTGGCATCTTCATCTGGCAATCCTTCCTTAACGGACAGACCGGCCTGCTCAACCGTCTACTGCGCCTGGCCGGGATAGCGGACCCGCCGGACTGGCTCTTTAGTCCCACCTGGATCCACCCAGCCATGGTTCTCATCGGGCTGTGGGGCGTGGGCAACGCCATGCTGACCATGCTAGCCGGGATGCAGGGCGTCCCCACCGAGTACTACGAGGCCGCCACGGTGGATGGCGCAGGGCCACTGATGCGGTTCCGCCATATCACCCTGCCGATGATCTCCCCGGTTATCCTTTACAACCTAGTGCTGACAGTCATCGGCCTGATGCAATACTTCGTTGTGCCCTGGGTCCTTTCCAACACTACACGCTCCAACCCGGAGACGAATTTCATCAACCTGCATCTCTACCGGGAGGGTTTCCAGTTCTTCCACATGGGCTACGCCTCAGCACTGGCCTGGTTCCTCTTCATCATTGGGTTGATCCTCACCCTGATCGTCCTGTACTCGTCGCGTCGCTGGGTCTACTACAGCAGTGGAGAGTAA